The Watersipora subatra chromosome 1, tzWatSuba1.1, whole genome shotgun sequence genome has a window encoding:
- the LOC137385550 gene encoding uncharacterized protein — translation MENILNITAPVERGELIEEYEYHEYEPITGTNLDNPGEIRINIETQDIFTHPNESYILVEGRLTKNDGTAYANADAVALINNGIMHLFRDARYALSGQEIESVLYLGQSTTMLGLLKYPDDFSKSQGLNQLWFKDTDTTAVLANNTGFAARQKYIVQYPNPKGTFSFKILLKHIFEFAEDYDKVVYGFKHTLTLTRDSNDNAIFRHTAADAGKVTLSKIFWFMPHVMPADAPKFQLYKTIESKAQLDVGFRMRQCDTIAVPQTTNFTWRLGVKSSSEKPRYIIVGFQTDKSGDQETNPSLFDNLNVTNMHAMLNSTRYPLIDSNTSFEKYQFSRVYGDAAAFRSKFYDLDELVGNSNVTPANYATLHTLFVLDVSKQSE, via the coding sequence atggAGAATATATTAAACATCACAGCGCCTGTTGAGAGAGGCGAGCTTATTGAAGAATACGAATACCACGAGTACGAACCAATTACAGGAACTAACCTAGACAACCCTGGTGAAATCCGTATTAATATCGAAACTCAAGATATTTTTACGCATCCGAATGAGAGCTATATTCTTGTAGAAGGACGTCTCACAAAGAATGATGGAACCGCCTACGCAAATGCTGATGCGGTTGCATTAATCAACAATGGTATAATGCATCTATTTAGAGATGCTAGGTATGCTCTGTCTGGTCAAGAGATTGAGTCTGTGCTCTACCTCGGTCAATCAACAACTATGCTAGGTCTTTTAAAATACCCCGATGACTTTAGCAAGTCTCAGGGTCTCAACCAACTGTGGTTCAAAGACACGGATACAACCGCTGTCCTTGCTAATAATACTGGATTCGCAGCGCGGCAAAAATATATAGTACAATATCCAAATCCCAAGGGTACATTTAGCTTTAAAATTCttctaaaacatatttttgagtTCGCTGAAGATTATGATAAGGTAGTCTATGGCTTTAAGCACACCCTTACGCTAACTAGAGACTCAAATGATAATGCAATATTTAGACATACTGCTGCAGATGCTGGTAAAGTTACgctaagcaaaatattttggtttatgCCTCATGTAATGCCAGCGGATGCTCCAAAGTTTCAACTCTATAAAACTATTGAAAGCAAGGCTCAGCTCGATGTAGGCTTCCGCATGAGACAATGTGACACCATTGCAGTTCCTCAAACCACTAATTTCACATGGAGGTTAGGGGTCAAGTCATCCTCTGAAAAGCCTCGGTATATAATTGTTGGTTTCCAGACCGATAAGAGCGGTGATCAAGAAACCAATCCCTCATTGTTTGACAACTTAAATGTTACAAATATGCATGCCATGCTAAACTCAACAAGATACCCCTTAATCGACTCGAACACGTCGTTTGAAAAGTATCAGTTTAGTCGTGTGTACGGTGATGCTGCAGCTTTCCGATCTAAATTTTATGATTTGGATGAGCTTGTAGGCAACTCCAACGTTACGCCTGCCAATTACGCTACATTACATACGCTGTTTGTGCTTGACGTAAGCAAGCAAAGTGAATGA